A single Bacillus sp. HMF5848 DNA region contains:
- a CDS encoding carbon starvation protein A yields the protein MITFLSGIILLLLGYFFYGRYVEKTFGIKENRTTPAYSRQDNVDYLPMDAKRNSLIQLLNIAGVGPIFGPIMGALYGPVAFIWIVVGCIFAGAVHDYLTGMISIRNHGAHLPELAGKFLGKAMKHVVNAFAVLLLLLVGTVFVTAPAGLLKNITPEWATLGLIIAAIFIYYILATLLPIDKIIGRFYPIFGAFLLISAVGIGGALIFTGAPIPELTFANLHPDNAPIFPLLFLTISCGALSGFHATQTPIISRTTQNERQGRNIFYGMMIAEGMIAMIWAAAAMSLFNGPQSLSEVLANGGAAVVVSEVSKMMLGGIGGTLAVLGVIVLPITSGDTAFRSARMIIADYINFSQKKIANRLWIALPLFAISFALTKIDFTLLWRYFSWANQSTAVIALWVGAMYLFIAKKNYWIAMIPATFMTMVVTTYIFNAKIGFGLSLSISYVIGAVLTIVIIALFFRAAVKSRNNNIELDDVVDLSA from the coding sequence ATGATTACTTTCTTAAGTGGAATTATTCTTTTATTATTAGGTTATTTTTTCTATGGAAGATATGTAGAGAAAACATTTGGGATAAAGGAAAATCGAACAACACCTGCATACTCTCGTCAAGATAACGTGGACTATTTACCAATGGATGCTAAGCGAAACTCACTCATTCAGCTGTTAAACATTGCTGGAGTGGGTCCGATATTTGGTCCTATTATGGGTGCGTTATATGGACCAGTCGCATTTATTTGGATTGTAGTAGGATGTATTTTTGCCGGAGCTGTTCATGACTATTTAACAGGTATGATTTCTATTCGTAACCATGGTGCGCATCTTCCGGAGCTTGCTGGTAAGTTTTTAGGAAAAGCTATGAAACATGTCGTGAATGCATTTGCTGTTTTATTATTATTATTAGTAGGAACTGTTTTCGTAACAGCACCTGCAGGGCTTTTGAAGAATATTACGCCTGAATGGGCAACACTAGGGTTAATTATTGCTGCAATCTTTATTTATTACATTCTTGCAACGCTTTTACCAATTGATAAGATTATCGGTCGTTTTTATCCGATTTTCGGAGCTTTCTTACTAATAAGTGCTGTCGGCATTGGAGGCGCGCTTATCTTTACTGGTGCTCCAATTCCAGAATTAACATTTGCAAATTTACACCCTGATAACGCACCAATCTTCCCGCTATTATTCTTAACGATTTCTTGTGGAGCTCTATCAGGATTCCATGCAACACAAACACCGATTATTTCACGTACAACGCAAAATGAGCGTCAAGGACGTAACATTTTCTACGGTATGATGATCGCTGAAGGTATGATTGCGATGATTTGGGCTGCTGCAGCTATGAGTTTATTTAATGGACCTCAATCTTTAAGTGAGGTGCTAGCAAACGGTGGTGCAGCGGTAGTAGTGAGCGAAGTTTCAAAAATGATGTTAGGTGGAATTGGTGGTACACTAGCTGTTCTTGGAGTAATTGTCCTGCCTATCACATCTGGAGACACAGCGTTTAGAAGTGCTCGTATGATCATTGCGGACTATATTAATTTTTCACAAAAGAAAATTGCAAATCGTCTATGGATTGCATTACCTTTATTCGCTATCTCATTCGCATTAACTAAAATTGATTTTACATTATTATGGCGCTATTTCTCTTGGGCGAACCAATCAACAGCCGTTATTGCGTTATGGGTAGGTGCAATGTACTTATTCATTGCAAAGAAGAACTACTGGATTGCTATGATCCCAGCTACCTTTATGACTATGGTAGTTACGACGTACATCTTTAATGCAAAAATCGGTTTTGGTTTATCTTTAAGTATTTCTTACGTAATTGGGGCAGTGCTCACAATCGTGATTATTGCATTATTCTTCCGAGCAGCCGTGAAGTCACGTAATAACAACATAGAACTAGATGATGTTGTTGACTTAAGTGCATAA
- the mscL gene encoding large conductance mechanosensitive channel protein MscL codes for MKFIQEFRDFAIRGNVIDMGIGVVIGTAFTKVVDSLVRDMLMPPIGYVLGKVDFSHLFISLSGETFKSVTEAKEAGAATINYGTFLNTLLDFGIISLTIFIVIRQLNRLKKTPVIDWKTNQCPYCLQQIPAKAARCPHCTSVLNASQLRVVENAPKIVIR; via the coding sequence GTGAAATTCATCCAAGAATTCCGAGACTTTGCAATTAGAGGAAATGTCATTGATATGGGCATAGGAGTCGTAATTGGGACGGCTTTTACTAAGGTAGTTGATTCACTTGTTCGAGACATGTTAATGCCACCTATTGGATATGTGTTGGGAAAAGTTGATTTTTCACACCTATTCATTTCACTTTCTGGCGAAACATTCAAATCAGTAACAGAGGCAAAAGAGGCAGGGGCAGCTACAATCAATTACGGGACGTTTTTAAACACACTTCTTGATTTTGGTATCATCTCACTAACTATTTTTATCGTTATTCGACAGCTAAATAGATTGAAAAAAACACCTGTCATTGACTGGAAAACGAACCAGTGTCCATATTGTTTACAACAAATTCCTGCAAAAGCAGCTCGATGTCCTCACTGTACATCGGTATTGAATGCTTCTCAGCTTAGAGTTGTTGAAAATGCTCCAAAAATCGTTATTAGGTAA
- the uvsE gene encoding UV DNA damage repair endonuclease UvsE: MTIIKLGYVAMSMELENSSPSQTMTFAQFKKIKDRDAAIRKLERIAISNLENCLRLLRHNVAHDISFFRFSSKLIPLANHEELNDWKYMRPLQESLKQIGDYIRMHPMRIGFHPDHFVLLNSPKADILNTSIKQLAMHEALLKGMDVDTKHRCVMHVGGGYDDKEKALEQFIHNWGYVPQTIQEMIILENDDTTFTIDETLYLCEKLAIPIVFDLHHHLANYNDEDWFKHWQRIVDTWNISQLAPKMHISSPRNEKEFRAHSDYVDVKMFLDFLNEVKGSVPELYCMIEAKKKDQALFKLMEDIKPFDNIEIIDGASFAIH, encoded by the coding sequence ATGACAATTATCAAATTAGGATATGTTGCAATGAGTATGGAGCTAGAGAATAGCTCGCCATCACAAACGATGACGTTTGCTCAGTTTAAAAAAATAAAAGATCGCGATGCAGCAATTCGCAAGCTAGAGCGGATTGCTATTTCGAATTTAGAAAATTGTTTGCGCTTGTTAAGGCATAATGTGGCGCATGATATTTCTTTTTTTCGCTTCAGTTCAAAACTTATTCCTTTAGCCAATCATGAAGAGTTAAATGATTGGAAATATATGCGCCCTTTGCAGGAGTCACTTAAACAAATTGGCGATTACATACGAATGCATCCGATGAGAATTGGGTTTCACCCTGACCATTTTGTGCTATTGAACTCTCCAAAAGCTGATATATTAAATACATCAATAAAACAGCTTGCTATGCATGAAGCGTTGCTCAAGGGAATGGATGTTGATACGAAGCACAGATGTGTGATGCATGTAGGAGGAGGTTACGATGATAAAGAAAAGGCCCTCGAGCAATTCATACATAATTGGGGCTATGTGCCTCAAACTATTCAGGAAATGATAATATTAGAAAATGATGATACAACCTTCACAATTGATGAAACGTTGTATTTGTGTGAAAAACTTGCTATTCCTATTGTCTTTGATTTGCACCATCATCTTGCGAATTATAATGACGAGGATTGGTTCAAGCATTGGCAACGTATTGTGGATACGTGGAATATCTCTCAGTTAGCGCCCAAGATGCATATCTCAAGTCCTCGTAATGAAAAAGAATTTCGTGCGCATTCAGATTATGTAGATGTTAAAATGTTTTTGGACTTCTTAAACGAAGTTAAAGGGTCTGTTCCTGAACTGTACTGTATGATAGAGGCGAAGAAAAAAGACCAAGCATTATTTAAGCTCATGGAGGATATAAAACCGTTTGATAATATCGAAATAATAGATGGAGCTAGCTTTGCTATTCATTAA
- a CDS encoding rhomboid family intramembrane serine protease, translated as MFIRTENFSTFIRWYPLVTAIVAVHAVLWLLTAFPLPLSVILFEKGAGYNFWIAEGEYWRLVTPIFFHAGFMHALFNSFSIVLFGPALERFLGKTKFLSAYLIAGVFGNIATYLFQPLQYVHVGSSGAIFGLFGIYVFMALFRKDLMSETNSQTILSIVVIGLIMTFLQSNINVAAHIFGLLAGGILAPFVLPKPRTRDTMFVR; from the coding sequence ATGTTTATTCGTACAGAAAACTTTTCGACATTTATTCGATGGTATCCTCTCGTTACCGCCATAGTCGCAGTCCATGCTGTTCTATGGCTCTTAACAGCATTCCCATTACCATTGTCCGTAATCTTATTTGAAAAAGGGGCTGGTTATAACTTTTGGATAGCCGAGGGGGAATACTGGCGACTTGTAACCCCAATATTTTTTCATGCTGGCTTTATGCACGCTCTGTTCAATTCTTTTTCAATCGTTTTATTCGGACCGGCTCTAGAGCGCTTTTTAGGAAAAACAAAGTTTCTTTCCGCCTACTTAATAGCTGGTGTATTCGGTAATATCGCGACTTATTTATTTCAACCTTTACAGTACGTCCATGTCGGGTCATCAGGCGCCATCTTTGGATTATTTGGTATTTATGTATTTATGGCGTTATTCCGAAAAGATTTAATGAGTGAAACAAATTCCCAAACAATCTTGTCTATCGTTGTAATAGGCTTAATTATGACGTTTCTACAGTCTAATATCAATGTCGCAGCCCATATTTTTGGACTTTTAGCTGGAGGTATACTAGCACCGTTTGTACTTCCGAAGCCACGGACAAGGGATACTATGTTTGTCAGGTAG
- the acpS gene encoding holo-ACP synthase, protein MIYGTGIDIVELERIEKLIERQERFVDRILTESEEITYRQLSAKRKIEYVAGRFAAKEAYAKAVGTGIGEHLAFTDIEIGIDEKGKPLIVRPSTYQAHVSISHSRDYAVASVILEKQTESS, encoded by the coding sequence ATGATTTATGGTACTGGAATTGATATTGTTGAACTTGAAAGGATAGAAAAGTTAATAGAGCGGCAAGAGAGATTTGTGGATAGGATCTTAACAGAATCTGAAGAGATTACATACAGGCAATTGTCCGCAAAAAGAAAAATCGAGTATGTTGCTGGTAGGTTTGCAGCAAAAGAGGCATATGCTAAGGCGGTTGGTACTGGTATTGGAGAGCATTTAGCTTTCACTGATATTGAGATAGGTATCGATGAGAAAGGGAAGCCTCTTATCGTAAGGCCTTCTACGTATCAAGCTCATGTATCTATCTCACATAGTCGTGACTATGCCGTAGCATCTGTGATATTGGAGAAACAAACTGAAAGTAGTTAG
- a CDS encoding outer membrane lipoprotein carrier protein LolA has product MRRTVIGILVSLIVVFGLAACGEKSQEDVKKALEAKVEELTGYKTDATMTIQTGDPAQKYEVEIWHNKPDFYRVSLKNAVKESQQMIIRNEEGVFVLSPALNKSYRFQSDWPHNSSQAYLYESLVKDILDDSEAAFTITENGYVFATTTNYTNKQMLPKQEITLDKKDLSPKIVKVMDPDNNALITVEFENFTFNASFNEGDFDTDKNMTGALLEVPAMANNVEDSAFAVMYPMTMPNGVGLVEEKKFNTENGQRVILTYSGDDKSFSLIQQKAVAAAVATEMSVSGEPVDLGFGVGILSDKSLTWTNDGVEFIIASNNLSQQEMIEIARSVQGQAIK; this is encoded by the coding sequence ATGAGGAGAACAGTGATCGGTATACTCGTTAGCCTTATAGTTGTATTTGGGCTAGCTGCTTGTGGTGAAAAATCGCAAGAGGATGTAAAAAAAGCATTGGAGGCCAAGGTAGAGGAGTTAACAGGATATAAGACAGATGCTACTATGACCATTCAAACGGGAGATCCTGCTCAGAAATATGAAGTGGAAATATGGCATAATAAACCGGACTTTTATCGTGTTAGCTTAAAAAATGCTGTGAAAGAGTCCCAGCAAATGATCATTCGTAATGAAGAAGGGGTATTTGTACTTTCACCTGCATTGAATAAAAGCTATCGTTTCCAAAGTGACTGGCCTCATAATAGTAGTCAAGCGTATTTATATGAATCACTCGTAAAAGACATTTTAGATGATTCTGAAGCGGCATTTACTATTACAGAGAATGGGTATGTGTTTGCGACTACGACAAACTATACAAATAAGCAAATGCTACCAAAACAGGAAATCACACTAGATAAAAAGGATTTATCTCCGAAGATAGTAAAGGTGATGGACCCGGATAACAATGCCCTTATCACAGTTGAATTTGAAAATTTTACATTTAATGCAAGCTTTAACGAGGGAGACTTTGATACTGATAAAAATATGACGGGGGCTCTTCTTGAAGTTCCTGCGATGGCAAACAATGTGGAGGACTCAGCGTTTGCTGTTATGTATCCGATGACAATGCCGAATGGTGTTGGACTTGTTGAGGAAAAGAAATTCAACACAGAAAATGGTCAAAGAGTTATCTTGACCTATAGCGGTGATGATAAATCATTCTCATTAATTCAACAAAAAGCTGTTGCAGCAGCCGTCGCAACCGAAATGTCTGTTAGTGGTGAGCCTGTGGATTTAGGGTTTGGAGTGGGAATTTTATCCGACAAATCCTTAACTTGGACAAATGACGGTGTGGAATTTATTATAGCGTCAAATAACCTTTCACAACAAGAAATGATAGAAATTGCGCGCTCTGTTCAAGGGCAAGCTATCAAATAG